The following nucleotide sequence is from Aspergillus luchuensis IFO 4308 DNA, chromosome 1, nearly complete sequence.
TATTCGGCAGTGCGTATCAGATGATTCACGCAGCATTCATTGAAGTTTGACCACGTCCCGAATTCAGGATTCATGTATCTGAAAACTTGACCTTTATATAGTTTTCGCTTAAAGAAGCTGCGAATAAATAGTCCGATAAGCACTCCCTCATTCTTACATCGGATGTTATCACAAACTATCATCGATAAAGTTTGAACGCCATAACTGAGCCCTAGCATGAAGCACTCAACATCAACTACTCCCTGCGAGCCCATCGCCATTATAGGCATAGGTAAAAAACCTTACTCCATGCCAAACCCATGATACTTCCATACTAACGTTGGCCTAGGATGCCGTCTCCCAGGCCAagcctcatccccatccaaaCTCTGGgacctcctcatcaacaacgcaACAGGCTATGGCCCCGTCCCACCCTCGCGCTACAATGCCGCAGCATACTACCACCCCGACGCCGACCGACCGGGAAGCATCAACTCAACGGGCGGCTACTTCATCCAGGAGGACATACACGCCTTCGAAAATGTCTTTTTCGGGATCAACAACCTCGAAGCGACGTCCATGGATCCGCAGCAGCGAAAGCTCCTCGAAGTGACATACGAAGCGCTCGAGAACGCGGGCATACCCTTAGAAGAAGTCCACGGGACCAACACCGGCGTGTACGTGGGGAATTTCACCAACGACTACTTGAACATGCAGTACAAAGACCCAGAATATTCTTCTCGATACACTGCCACAGGAACAGGCCTGGCTGTGCTGGCCAATCGCATTACGCATTGCTTTGATCTACGGGGACCGTCGCATGTTATCGATACGGCATGTTCGTCGTCGTTGTATGCGCTGCATTCGGCTTGCTTGGCGCTGGATGCTGGGGACTGTGATGCGGCTGTCGTGGCGGCTGCGAATCTAATTCAATCACCGGAGCAGCAGATGGTCGCTGTTAAGGCGGGAGTTTTGTCGCCGGATGCGATGTGTCACACTTTTGATGAAAAGGCGAATGGGTATGCGAGGGCGGAGGGGGTGTCGGCTGTTTATTTGAAGAGGCTGGGTGATGCGCTGAAGGATAGGGATCCTATTCGTTCGGTCATTAGGGGGACTGCTGTTAATGGGTGAGTTTCCATTTTGGTGGTAGGGCTAGATGCTAATCATGCTGCAAAGGAATGGTCGAACACCCGGCATTTCTCAGCCAAGTGTGGAAGGGCAAAGGGCCGTTATTCGGGCGGCGTATCATCGGGCGGGTCTGGATCCGGGAGAGACGGATTATGTCGAGGTACGCTTCTTCGAATGTTGGCAAATCTATATGCTGATAATGAAAGGCGCATGGGACTGGCACTAAAGTTGGTGACCCTATAGAAGTTGAGGCAATATCCGGTGTTTTTCAGCATCGGACAGGACGCCCAACGCTCGTTGGCGGAGTCAAACCCAATTTGGGCCACAGCGAAGGGGCGAGTGGTCTGTCGGGTCTAATTAAAACCATCCTGGCGCTCGAGAATAAGATACTTCCTGCGACGGTTGGGGTGAAGGTAATCAATCCGAGGATCAAATGCAAAGAATGGAACGTGGACATTGTCACTGCGAATCAAGCGTGGCCGGTATCCCAGAACCCACGAGCCTCAGTCAACTCGTTTGGTTTTGGGGGCTCAAATAGCCATGCTATTGTGGAAGCGTGGGAGCCAGTCCTGCTGACCAACGGGTATGGGGAGTCGCCAGTTGAGGAAGATTCAGACAGGCTCTATTTCTTGCCTCTTTCGGCTCGGTCTGAGACGTCCCTCCGACAGATGGCTAGTGAATTGGCTGAATTCGTTTCTCACTCAGCTCATCCTGTTCCAATCAATAATCTGGCATACACGCTGAGCTGCCGTCGCTCCAAGATGGGTACTCGTGGGTTTTTCATCGAATCTCAGGCGAGTCTGAACAAGGGGCTTGATATGCCAAACCTGAGGTTAAGAGGTCTCGACAATGAAGAACCATTCCCGTTGGGTTTTGTGTATACCGGACAGGGCACACAGTGGGCTGGCATGGCGAAGGAGCTTTTTAGCAATTGCAGCGTGTTCGAAAGTACCATCAAGTATCTCGATTCCTGCCTCCGAACTCTGGCTCCGAAAGATGCTCCCACCTGGACGCTTGAGGGTATTCTGCGCGGTAAAGAAAACCACGATATCAGCGCCGCAGAAGAATCACAACCACTTTGCACTGCGGTGCAGATCGCGCTGACAGATATGCTCAGAGACTGGGGTGTTTCCCCGGAGACGGTGGTTGGCCACTCCTCTGGTGAGATAGGGGCAGCGTACGCTACTGGGGCTATCGATGCCCGGCAAGCCATCTTCGCGGCTTACTTTCGCGGagctgttgttgctgaggTCTCTGCTGAAGGCTCCATGGTTGCTGTAGATCTTGGAAAAGACCAGGCACAGGCGATAGTCGAGGAATGTGAGTTAACAGAGTCTGCTATCGTTGCATGTGCGAACTCTCCGGAAAGTACTACCGTTAGTGGTGATGCAGACGCCATCAATTCTCTGCTCGGAGTGTTTCAAAATAGAGGTATCTGGGCACGGAAATTGATGACTGGGGGTACAGCGTATCATTCGCACCATATGAAGGCTGTGGGGCCGAGATATGAGGCTTTACTCGAGCGCTATTGGAGTATGACTGATGACCAGGTCAGTGGTAAAGTCAACGGTCAAGTGAATGGTCACGTCAATGGATATCCTAACGGCTTTTCTGATGGTCATGTTAACAGTCATGATAATGAGACTGTTAACGGCTACGTAAATGGAAGCTTTAATGGCCATGTTAGTGAGAAAGTCAACGGCTACGCTAATGGCCAACTTAATGGTCAAAGCGATACTCCCGCGCCATCAGTAACCATGATTTCAACTGCGACCGGTGGCCCGATCAGTACAAATCAAGTCGGGACGGCGAAATACTGGCGCTCGAATCTCGAATCTCCAGTACAGTTTGACGCGGCCATCAAAATCATCTTGGAGCAAGGGAATTATCATCTGATAGAACTCGGTCCGCACTCGGCCTTACAGCTCCCCATAAAGCAGACTTCATCAGTCATGGAACAGAGTCGTTATATCTACAATTCTGCTCTCATACGCCACCAAGATGCCCAGCTAACCACCCTTCAACTTGTCGgttccttgttcttgcacGGACACGATGAGCTTCAGCACCATAAGATGTTCGTAGATACCCCCCAACCTCACGTCTTAGTCGACTTGCCGCCTTACCCCTGGGACTACAGCTCACCCACCCTATGGACTGAGCCTCGCGCCAGTGTTGAGTTTCGTCACCGCAAATACCCACGGCACGAGCTCCTCGGATCACAAGTATCAGGAGGGAACACCGCAGGTGTGACGTGGCGCAATATACTGGACCTCAATGAGGCCGACTGGTTGGCTCACCATTGCCTGGGTGCCTGGATATTATTCCCCGCCGCGGCTTATATTGCGATGACAGTTAAAGCAATGTGCCAGGTTGCAGGGCTACAGCTGGAAGATAGTCCTGGAGTGGAACTTCGCAATCTCAATTTCGTCAAAACACTCGATATGGacctcaagaagaagccatcGGTGGAGATCTTTTCCGAGATGCGCCCGATGGCTATTTCTAGTGTGACAAATTCGGACACTTGGTGGAAATTCAGTGTCGTCTCGATCGACGGCGATTCCCGAGCAACTTTGCATATGAATGCGGCTGTGCGGCTAGCAGATTCCTCGCCATGCATAGATCGGAAAATCAAGCTTGATAGATCAATGATGCAGAAAGATGCAGCCCGCGTCTGGTACGACAGGTTCACTCAAGTAGGGTTGAACTGGGGACCTCGGTTCGCTGTCTTGGAGGAGATTTTCCGGGATCGTGCGCGGACGGCGCCCATAGCAGCATCTACTACACATCTTCAGCGCGGAGACAGGTTTAGTCGGTACATTGCAAATTCGATTTCTATAGATGCAATGTTACAAACATCATTTATTGTGACTACTGGTGGCTGGGTGAGCAAACTCCGCGCGACGGTTCCTGTTGCAATGGACTCGGTATACGTCGCGCCTCCGTCGGCCCTTGACATGGATACGAATAAGCCATGGTATGTTGACACCAAGTCAGAGGTCGTGGGTTTTGGAACGCATAGAATTGATGCAGAGTTGTTTAATTCGTCTGGAGAAGTGTTGATAAGAATGAGCCAAGCTCGCTGTATTGCCTATCAAGGGAACAGGCAGGCGGAAAACACTGAAAAACGCAATCCCCTGCTGAGAGCTGCGTGGAAGCCAGATCTCTCTGCATTAACTAATTGGGGTCTTGATAATTATCTGGAACATTTCACTCGGGTTTACGGCTCTAATAAAGCGACCAACGACGTGCTGTGTTTGGTCGGTGTCCTGGATTTGGCCTGTCATCAACATTGTAATAGCAACATCCTCGAACTGGGGAGTCAAACGCAGATTTCAGAGTCTGTTCGTGGTGTACTAGGTGTTGACTCCTCTTTCAGAAGGTACAAGTCCTATCATTGTGGGGTCCTGGTAAACGGCGATCTAGTCGGCGCGGGGGGTTTCCCGGAGACAGAAGATGAGCACAATTCGGATCAAATCCCGCAAGACAAGAAGTTCGATATAGTTTTAGTCCCCTCGGTAAGTTTAGCTTTGCGCAAGTCCGACATACTCTAACACTAACGTGCTCTAGGTTGGCCTCTGGACGCCGGATATTGTCAGCAGACTCACACCGGGGGCGACTGTCATCACGATAGGGGATGTTCCCAGCGACGGTATCACTTGGACAAAGACCATAAGAGGAAGTGATTCTTTCCCCGTCACAGTTGGGACTATCAAGGGCCTCGTTAGCCAGAGAAAGATCATCAAAACCCCGACAGTCGTGGTAAGCTATTTCGACCACCTCTGAAAGCGTCTATTTCTGACAAGGGTACAGGTGACCCGAGATGAGAAATTCACGCCTCTAGACATAAAGCTCCAAAAGATCCTACAAGAACATCTTGGATCTCTCGTCACTATCGTTAGCTTGTCCCAGGTCAGCCCCGCAACCGTTCCGGACCGGGCATTCGTCGTATCCACTTTAGAACAGCAGAAGCCGCTTCTGATCAGTATGAACGAGTGTGAAATGGCACTGCTGAAAATCATCACAGATCGTGTAGCCAAGATTGTATGGGTCGTCAATGGCGGTTATATCGATGGAGAAAACCCCGACTTCGCGCCGGTTTTAGGGCTCTCCCGTGCGCTGATGCTCGAACAGCCTTCACTTCAATTCGCGGTTTTAGATATGGACGATGAATCAGCATCGTCTGAAGAAACCCTGGGTAGCATCATCAATGTATTGGATCGATTGATCCATGAAAAAGAGCCGGACTTCGAATTCGCGCAACGAGATGGCGTCCTTCATATATCGCGCTGGGAACCAGATGAGCGTCTGAATGAAACCTTCCGCCTCAAGCAGAACAACGGAACCATGGATCTTTCCTTAGCAATTGCCGGACGATGCAAATTAGATATCAAGGACCCGGGGCACATGGACACGATCCATTTCGTACAGGAAGACTATTCAACCTCCTTGCATCCGGATTATGTGGGGGTCAGCGTGAAGAGTGTGGGTATAAACGCAAAGGTATATCTCATGCTTAGAGTTTATCAGCGCTGTCAGTAACAAAGAATATAGGATCTGTATGCCATCAGCGCGAAGGTTGACACCAAGGATGCAACATGTTCGTGTGAATGTGCCGGTGTCATCACAGCAGTGGGCGACAATGTGTCGGAGTTCAAGATTGGTGATCGTGTAGTTGCAATGGCACCCAGTCATTTTGCAACCGTTGAGTGCTTTCCAGAATGGGCAGTGTTGAAATTGCGCGATGAAGAGGACTTCAAAGTAAGCGATAGGTCCGTTCCAACGAATAGGAGCTCATCCATGTATACAGATAGCCTCCACAATTCCGCTGGTATTTTCAACGGTCATATATGCACTGCATCATCGGGCGCATTTGCAGCCAGGAGAGGTAAGCACTGTATATTCTAAGTCGCAAGGCTAGGCTTACCCAATTAGTCCGTTCTTGTTCATTCCGCTGCTGGGGGTGTTGGAATGGCAGCGATCCAGTACGCGAAGCATCTTGGAGCCAAGGTATGAAACCTGCAGGCGCAGCGGTGATAAACTCCGATAAATCGGCTAAGCTAGTTGAAAGATCTTTGCCACCGTCGGAACTGAAACTAAAAAGTCATTTCTCGCGGAAAAGTATGGTTTAGATCCAACCCATATCTTCAGCTCTCGGAattcatccttccttcccgcCATCATGGAAGCCACATCTGGTCAAGGAGTTGACGTAGTATTGAACTCCCTGACTGGCGACCTTCTGCGCAGCAGCTTTGAAGCATGTGCCGACTTTGGCCGCTTCATCGACATTGGGAACCGTGACATCCTTGATCATGGCCTCCTGGATATGTCCACGTTCGGTCGCAACGTCTCTTTCATAGCCTTTGATCTATCCCATCTCTATCTCTCGAAGAACCATACCCATCACAGACTTTGGAAGACCCTACTCACAGAGAGTCTTCAATTAATGAGAGCCAAGGTCTGTGAGCCTTGTTTCCCGATCAAGACATTCGAAGCGTCAAATATCACCGATGCATTCAGGCACTTCTCCTTAGGCACACGGCTGGGCAAAGTAACTGTGTCATTCCAAGATCCCAACACCAAGATCAGGGTCATCCCGAAGAAGTATGAAACAGCCTTTATTGCCCAGAAGTCTTATCTCATGATCGGGGGCCTGGGCGGGCTAGGTCGCAGTATATCCAAATGGATGATATCTTGCGGTGCTCGACGGTTCATATTTCTCAGTCGTTCGGGTACTGACAAACCCGAGGCGAAGGACTTGGTTGATGATCTACAAGCGCAAGGGGCCCATATCATAGTAATCCGGGGCGATGTTTGCCGCTGTGAGGATGTCGAACGGGCGGTGGCAGCGGCAGATTGCCCTATTGGAGGCGTGATCCAGGCGACTATGGTACTCAACGAGGCTATATGGAGTGATATGCCACATAATGCATGGTACACTACTATGGGCCCCAAGGTGCGGGGGACTTGGAATCTTCATAATGTGCTGAGGAAAAAGGGTCGAGACTCCCAGCTGGACTTTTTCGTCATGACTTCATCTATCTCGGGGACCATAGGCACCGCAACTGAAAGCAACTACTGTGCAGCCAACTCAATTCTGG
It contains:
- a CDS encoding uncharacterized protein (COG:I;~EggNog:ENOG410PJ2Y;~InterPro:IPR009081,IPR013154,IPR013149,IPR036736, IPR036291,IPR011032,IPR013968,IPR020843,IPR002364;~PFAM:PF00107,PF00106,PF08240,PF08659,PF00550, PF13602;~go_function: GO:0008270 - zinc ion binding [Evidence IEA];~go_function: GO:0016491 - oxidoreductase activity [Evidence IEA];~go_process: GO:0055114 - oxidation-reduction process [Evidence IEA]), which translates into the protein MNECEMALLKIITDRVAKIVWVVNGGYIDGENPDFAPVLGLSRALMLEQPSLQFAVLDMDDESASSEETLGSIINVLDRLIHEKEPDFEFAQRDGVLHISRWEPDERLNETFRLKQNNGTMDLSLAIAGRCKLDIKDPGHMDTIHFVQEDYSTSLHPDYVGVSVKSVGINAKDLYAISAKVDTKDATCSCECAGVITAVGDNVSEFKIGDRVVAMAPSHFATVECFPEWAVLKLRDEEDFKIASTIPLVFSTVIYALHHRAHLQPGESVLVHSAAGGVGMAAIQYAKHLGAKIFATVGTETKKSFLAEKYGLDPTHIFSSRNSSFLPAIMEATSGQGVDVVLNSLTGDLLRSSFEACADFGRFIDIGNRDILDHGLLDMSTFGRNVSFIAFDLSHLYLSKNHTHHRLWKTLLTESLQLMRAKVCEPCFPIKTFEASNITDAFRHFSLGTRLGKVTVSFQDPNTKIRVIPKKYETAFIAQKSYLMIGGLGGLGRSISKWMISCGARRFIFLSRSGTDKPEAKDLVDDLQAQGAHIIVIRGDVCRCEDVERAVAAADCPIGGVIQATMVLNEAIWSDMPHNAWYTTMGPKVRGTWNLHNVLRKKGRDSQLDFFVMTSSISGTIGTATESNYCAANSILDAFARYRNHLGLPAISIGYGMISEVGYLHEHADIEALMKRAGVHPINENELIQIMNLALVNQRPCTWDPRYDHLAGSHILTGVEFTSLQEQRERGFEGDNHVLADPRAALFTASFARGAAGEGKSETQNAAAQLPGDIARALRDNQNMESCLDALRAVVSKKISNLILLPENDLKADQPLGDSGLDSMLAAEFRTFVFRMFEVDIPFVVLLKRSTTVNHLVDIIAQGLRASA
- a CDS encoding beta-ketoacyl [acyl carrier protein] synthase domain-containing protein (COG:I;~EggNog:ENOG410PJ2Y;~InterPro:IPR014030,IPR018201,IPR016039,IPR020841;~PFAM:PF00109;~go_function: GO:0004315 - 3-oxoacyl-[acyl-carrier-protein] synthase activity [Evidence IEA];~go_function: GO:0016746 - transferase activity, transferring acyl groups [Evidence IEA];~go_process: GO:0006633 - fatty acid biosynthetic process [Evidence IEA]), translating into MKHSTSTTPCEPIAIIGIGCRLPGQASSPSKLWDLLINNATGYGPVPPSRYNAAAYYHPDADRPGSINSTGGYFIQEDIHAFENVFFGINNLEATSMDPQQRKLLEVTYEALENAGIPLEEVHGTNTGVYVGNFTNDYLNMQYKDPEYSSRYTATGTGLAVLANRITHCFDLRGPSHVIDTACSSSLYALHSACLALDAGDCDAAVVAAANLIQSPEQQMVAVKAGVLSPDAMCHTFDEKANGYARAEGVSAVYLKRLGDALKDRDPIRSVIRGTAVNG
- a CDS encoding uncharacterized protein (COG:I;~EggNog:ENOG410PJ2Y;~InterPro:IPR016036,IPR016035,IPR001227,IPR014043, IPR020807,IPR042104;~PFAM:PF14765,PF00698;~go_function: GO:0016740 - transferase activity [Evidence IEA]): MGTRGFFIESQASLNKGLDMPNLRLRGLDNEEPFPLGFVYTGQGTQWAGMAKELFSNCSVFESTIKYLDSCLRTLAPKDAPTWTLEGILRGKENHDISAAEESQPLCTAVQIALTDMLRDWGVSPETVVGHSSGEIGAAYATGAIDARQAIFAAYFRGAVVAEVSAEGSMVAVDLGKDQAQAIVEECELTESAIVACANSPESTTVSGDADAINSLLGVFQNRGIWARKLMTGGTAYHSHHMKAVGPRYEALLERYWSMTDDQVSGKVNGQVNGHVNGYPNGFSDGHVNSHDNETVNGYVNGSFNGHVSEKVNGYANGQLNGQSDTPAPSVTMISTATGGPISTNQVGTAKYWRSNLESPVQFDAAIKIILEQGNYHLIELGPHSALQLPIKQTSSVMEQSRYIYNSALIRHQDAQLTTLQLVGSLFLHGHDELQHHKMFVDTPQPHVLVDLPPYPWDYSSPTLWTEPRASVEFRHRKYPRHELLGSQVSGGNTAGVTWRNILDLNEADWLAHHCLGAWILFPAAAYIAMTVKAMCQVAGLQLEDSPGVELRNLNFVKTLDMDLKKKPSVEIFSEMRPMAISSVTNSDTWWKFSVVSIDGDSRATLHMNAAVRLADSSPCIDRKIKLDRSMMQKDAARVWYDRFTQVGLNWGPRFAVLEEIFRDRARTAPIAASTTHLQRGDRFSRYIANSISIDAMLQTSFIVTTGGWVSKLRATVPVAMDSVYVAPPSALDMDTNKPWYVDTKSEVVGFGTHRIDAELFNSSGEVLIRMSQARCIAYQGNRQAENTEKRNPLLRAAWKPDLSALTNWGLDNYLEHFTRVYGSNKATNDVLCLVGVLDLACHQHCNSNILELGSQTQISESVRGVLGVDSSFRRYKSYHCGVLVNGDLVGAGGFPETEDEHNSDQIPQDKKFDIVLVPSVGLWTPDIVSRLTPGATVITIGDVPSDGITWTKTIRGSDSFPVTVGTIKGLVSQRKIIKTPTVVVSYFDHL